A window from Gallus gallus isolate bGalGal1 chromosome 5, bGalGal1.mat.broiler.GRCg7b, whole genome shotgun sequence encodes these proteins:
- the PAPLN gene encoding papilin isoform X4 — protein MQMKNLLFLFLLAVMLPSAFSGHRMKRQTGVWGSWGEWGKCSRSCGGGVSVRQRHCYFQRTESASSCIGPTRSYRSCNIQSCPEGSRDFRAEQCAEFDGTEFQGKKYKWLPYYGAPNKCELNCIPKGENFYYRHKETVIDGTTCEPGKRDICVEGVCQAVGCDNILESTKKEDKCLQCGGDNSTCYDVKGTFDVPNLPKGYNQIFIIPVGATSIQIKEVMPSRNFMAVKNVQGDYYLNGHWTIDFSRTLHIASTVMHYDRGSEGDLAPELLHARGPTTEPLVIELISQEPNPGVQYEYYLPMHRQTTGYSWSYSSWSECSSECGGGFQTRLVFCTIDNEIYPDYMCRNKPQPDNNRTCGHQTCPQTKRWKTGEWGPCSATCGGGTQTRSVYCVAFDGQNSQGVVDNAECMAFAQQPHSSQPCNRRQCATWSTGPWSECSASCGEGVQTRTVTCRTQHGSQAQDFACLMEPKPPATQPCLKENCIQEVGWHVGDWGLCSKSCNSGIRTRQVICADGDSKFYSADICKAIQPQKPATLGSCNVQPCYLPQQVPSMQDTMGYDTSRRSLLTRYNPDSPPTDSGDGRLLPGSSTVHSSSGNYHINSTEDHGINLLPVRWESQSRSSNYHHLNITQYPTTGTGSQNCYQTPHGCCPDGHTPASGPLGRGCSFNTCHQNRYGCCPDGVSAARGPNNMGCPQYDSDVHMRRNQPAAAVPTASQALSQQHPSGECRSSVYGCCFDNVASASGPEGEGCLNRPNYPYPVMCLLPSAHGPCANWTTRWYFVTVVGKCNRFWYGGCHGNKNSFASEEECMRVCHSSVGISPLEHQPSSGTRTLQQQDTGSRFHMDTAQGKQQPLPGESSSHGQEGRAYGASHRTQNRHGENYWRRQVLPETLQRSSVMESQQWGTQQSRLKSLSQLHLTGETAVPGPSQKLSSSGQQVLPREGKQWHKASGTDASMIEGFGHQVSADSFPAQNLHRAILEEAKPSLVTAIMGQNIQLVCKASLSPFSRVEWMKDGRPVSSDRHTYQSDSSLVISHVKLEDAGTYTCLISDGRTESRRQIQLQIVEYQSAVLAEGERGQVLHKENQRQRELPRGGKVIQAAGSSVHPQFTYRLRMDKSEPSVVETKVGERVRLPCTVEASPALTIEWQKDGQPLSPPRHRQQSDGALVISRVSSEDAGFFTCIASNGRDQDQRQVLLRPLGGLRITGLLPSIKVSEGETAQLHCTVTGNNVNIRWSRNGVPVRADGRHIHLSQDGSLTISNIQLADEGSYTCSAYSSSNSVSASTEVKVLRSRPSTTVNHVVDLSRECVDQPHLANCGLIVQAQLCGNEYYASFCCASCSHYQPHASPPHRSG, from the exons GGCCATAGGATGAAGCGGCAGACTGGTGTTTGGGGAAGCTGGGGTGAATGGGGCAAGTGCAGTCGGAGCTGTGGTGGCGGAGTCAGTGTTCGGCAACGGCACTGCTATTTCCAAAG GACAGAAAGTGCTTCCAGTTGCATTGGACCAACTCGAAGCTATCGCTCATGCAATATTCAG AGCTGCCCAGAAGGCTCCAGAGATTTCCGAGCAGAGCAGTGTGCAGAGTTTGATGGGACAGAatttcaaggaaagaaatacaagtGGCTTCCTTATTATGGAG CACCCAATAAGTGTGAGTTAAACTGTATTCCAAAGGGAGAAAACTTCTACTACAGACACAAGGAAACTGTGATAGATGGGACTACTTGTGAACCTGGCAAGCGGGATATCTGTGTAGAAGGAGTTTGTCAA GCTGTTGGCTGTGATAACATACTAGAATCTACCAAGAAGGAGGACAAGTGCCTACAGTGCGGAGGAGATAACAGCACCTGCTATGATGTGAAGGGCACTTTTGATGTACCCAACCTCCCCAAAG ggtACAATCAAATCTTCATCATCCCTGTGGGAGCTACCAGCATCCAAATCAAGGAGGTTATGCCCAGCAGGAACTTTATGG CTGTCAAGAATGTGCAAGGGGATTATTATCTGAATGGACATTGGACAATTGACTTCAGCCGAACGCTACACATAGCTAGCACAGTTATGCACTATGATCGTGGCTCAGAAGGTGATCTGGCCCCAGAGCTCCTCCATGCCAGGGGTCCCACCACAGAGCCCTTAGTCATTGAG CTCATCAGTCAGGAGCCAAACCCAGGAGTACAGTACGAATACTACCTGCCTATGCACAGACAGACCACAGGTTACAGCTGGAGCTACAGTTCCTGGAGTGAGTGCAGCTCCGAGTGTGGAGGAG GCTTCCAAACCCGCTTGGTGTTTTGTACCATAGACAATGAAATTTATCCAGACTATATGTGCAGGAACAAACCACAACCAGACAATAACCGGACATGTGGCCATCAGACTTGTCCCCAAACAAAACG GTGGAAAACAGGGGAGTGGGGACCCTGCTCAGCTACCTGTGGTGGAGGCACCCAGACTCGCTCTGTTTACTGTGTAGCATTTGATGGTCAGAACTCCCAAGGTGTTGTGGACAACGCTGAGTGTATGGCCTTTGCACAGCAGCCTCACAGCAGTCAGCCCTGCAACAGGAGACAGTGTGCAACCTGGAGCACAGGGCCCTGGTCAGAG TGCTCAGCCAGCTGTGGGGAAGGCGTCCAGACCCGGACTGTCACCTGCAGAACGCAGCATGGCTCTCAGGCTCAGGACTTTGCTTGCTTAATGGAGCCAAAGCCACCAGCCACGCAGCCCTGCCTTAAGGAGAACTGCATCCAAGAAGTCGGTTGGCACGTTGGAGACTGGGGCCTG TGTTCAAAGAGCTGCAATTCAGGCATCCGGACACGCCAAGTTATCTGCGCTGATGGTGACTCCAAATTCTACAGTGCTGATATATGCAAAGCCATCCAACCACAGAAGCCAGCCACACTGGGTAGCTGCAACGTGCAGCCTTGCTACCTGCCACAAC AGGTCCCCAGTATGCAGGACACTATGGGATATGATACCAGTCGACGGTCCTTGCTGACGCGTTACAACCCAGACAGCCCTCCCACAG ATTCTGGTGATGGAAGGTTGCTCCCTGGGAGCTCCACagtgcacagcagctctggaaatTACCACATCAATTCCACTGAGGACCATGGCATCAACTTGTTGCCTGTTCGCTGGGAATCCCAGTCACGATCATCAAATTATCATCATCTCAACATCACTCAGTATCCCACTACAGGAACTGGATCTCAGAACTGTTATCAGACCCCACATGGCTGCTGTCCAGATGGACACACTCCAGCGTCAGGCCCTTTGGGGAGAGGTTGTTCCTTCAACACTTGTCACCAAAACAG GTATGGATGCTGTCCTGATGGCGTATCAGCTGCCCGAGGTCCAAACAACATGGGATGCCCACAGTATGACAGTGACGTTCATATGAGAAGAAatcagcctgctgcagctgttcCAACA GCAAGCCAAGCCTtgtcccagcagcacccctCTGGCGAGTGCCGCAGTTCAGTGTACGGCTGCTGTTTTGACAATGTCGCTTCAGCTTCAGGTCCTGAAGGGGAAGGATGTCTCAATAGGCCCAACTACC CATATCCTGTCATGTGCCTGCTGCCCAGTGCTCACGGCCCCTGTGCAAACTGGACCACTCGCTGGTACTTTGTGACTGTTGTTGGAAAGTGCAATCGGTTTTGGTATGGTGGCTGCCATGGCAATAAAAACAGCTTTGCCTCAGAGGAGGAATGCATGAGAGTGTGTCATAGCTCTGTGGGGATTAGTCCTTTGGAGCACCAGCCCTCTTCTGGCACAAGAACTCTGCAACAGCAGGACACTGGCTCTCGCTTTCATATGGATACTGCTCAGGGTAAGCAGCAGCCCCTTCCAGGAGAGTCTTCAAGTCACGGTCAAGAAGGAAGAGCCTATGGGGCTTCACACCGCACACAAAACAGACATGGGGAGAACTACTGGAGAAGGCAGGTGCTGCCAGAGACTTTGCAAAGGTCTAGTGTGATGGAAAGCCAGCAATGGGGCACCCAGCAAAGTAGATTGAAAAGCCTGAGCCAGCTGCACTTGACAGGGGAAACAGCAGTGCCTGGGCCCTCCCAGAAGCTGAGTAGCAGTGGCCAGCAGGTGCTGCCACGTGAAGGCAAGCAGTGGCATAAGGCTTCTGGAACAGATGCTTCCATGATTGAAGGCTTTGGGCACCAGGTGTCTGCAGactccttcccagcacagaatctgcacag agCCATTCTGGAGGAAGCCAAGCCCTCTCTTGTGACAGCAATCATGGGACAAAACATCCAACTGGTCTGCAAGGCAAGTCTGTCCCCCTTCTCCAGGGTGGAGTGGATGAAGGATGGCCGGCCAGTCTCCTCTGACAG GCACACCTACCAGTCTGACAGCTCTTTAGTTATCAGCCACGTCAAGCTGGAGGATGCTGGGACTTACACATGCCTCATTTCTGATGGAAGGACAGAGAGTCGGCGGCAGATTCAGTTACAGATCGTAG aGTACCAGAGTGCTGTTCTGGCAGAGGGTGAGAGAGGTCAGGTCCTTCACAAGGAAAATCAGCGGCAGCGAGAGCTACCCAGAGGCGGGAAGGTTATACAGGCAGCCGGTTCCTCTGTGCATCCGCAATTCACATATAG GTTGAGAATGGACAAGAGCGAGCCCTCGGTAGTAGAGACCAAAGTTGGGGAGAGAGTCAGACTGCCCTGCACAGTGGAAGCATCTCCAGCTCTCACCATTGAGTGGCAGAAAGATGGGcagcccctctcccctcccag ACACAGACAGCAGTCAGATGGGGCCCTGGTGATCAGCCGGGTTAGCTCTGAGGACGCCGGCTTCTTTACCTGCATCGCCTCAAATGGACGTGACCAGGACCAGCGCCAGGTCCTGCTCCGACCTTTAG GAGGGCTGAGGATTACTGGTCTTCTGCCAAGCATCAAGGTATCTGAAGGAGAAACTGCTCAACTTCATTGCACAGTGACTGGCAACAATGTGAATATAAGGTGGTCAAG aaatgGAGTCCCAGTGCGGGCAGATGGCCGCCATATCCACCTGTCCCAGGATGGAAGCCTGACCATAAGCAACATTCAGTTGGCTGATGAGGGATCCTACACCTGCAGTgcctacagcagcagcaactctGTCAGTGCCAGCACGGAGGTGAAAGTGTTGAGGAGCAGGCCCAGCA CAACTGTGAATCATGTTGTGGACCTGAGCAGAGAATGTGTGGACCAGCCACACCTTGCCAACTGTGGCCTGATCGTGCAGGCCCAGCTCTGCGGTAATGAGTACTACGCCAGCTtctgctgtgccagctgctcTCACTACCAACCGCACGCCAGCCCTCCTCATCGCAGTGGGTGA
- the PAPLN gene encoding papilin isoform X2 — protein MQMKNLLFLFLLAVMLPSAFSGHRMKRQTGVWGSWGEWGKCSRSCGGGVSVRQRHCYFQRTESASSCIGPTRSYRSCNIQSCPEGSRDFRAEQCAEFDGTEFQGKKYKWLPYYGAPNKCELNCIPKGENFYYRHKETVIDGTTCEPGKRDICVEGVCQAVGCDNILESTKKEDKCLQCGGDNSTCYDVKGTFDVPNLPKGYNQIFIIPVGATSIQIKEVMPSRNFMAVKNVQGDYYLNGHWTIDFSRTLHIASTVMHYDRGSEGDLAPELLHARGPTTEPLVIELISQEPNPGVQYEYYLPMHRQTTGYSWSYSSWSECSSECGGGFQTRLVFCTIDNEIYPDYMCRNKPQPDNNRTCGHQTCPQTKRTSYIFPPRAWSHGGARNSQMKRWKTGEWGPCSATCGGGTQTRSVYCVAFDGQNSQGVVDNAECMAFAQQPHSSQPCNRRQCATWSTGPWSECSASCGEGVQTRTVTCRTQHGSQAQDFACLMEPKPPATQPCLKENCIQEVGWHVGDWGLCSKSCNSGIRTRQVICADGDSKFYSADICKAIQPQKPATLGSCNVQPCYLPQQVPSMQDTMGYDTSRRSLLTRYNPDSPPTDSGDGRLLPGSSTVHSSSGNYHINSTEDHGINLLPVRWESQSRSSNYHHLNITQYPTTGTGSQNCYQTPHGCCPDGHTPASGPLGRGCSFNTCHQNRYGCCPDGVSAARGPNNMGCPQYDSDVHMRRNQPAAAVPTASQALSQQHPSGECRSSVYGCCFDNVASASGPEGEGCLNRPNYPYPVMCLLPSAHGPCANWTTRWYFVTVVGKCNRFWYGGCHGNKNSFASEEECMRVCHSSVGISPLEHQPSSGTRTLQQQDTGSRFHMDTAQGKQQPLPGESSSHGQEGRAYGASHRTQNRHGENYWRRQVLPETLQRSSVMESQQWGTQQSRLKSLSQLHLTGETAVPGPSQKLSSSGQQVLPREGKQWHKASGTDASMIEGFGHQVSADSFPAQNLHRAILEEAKPSLVTAIMGQNIQLVCKASLSPFSRVEWMKDGRPVSSDRHTYQSDSSLVISHVKLEDAGTYTCLISDGRTESRRQIQLQIVEYQSAVLAEGERGQVLHKENQRQRELPRGGKVIQAAGSSVHPQFTYRLRMDKSEPSVVETKVGERVRLPCTVEASPALTIEWQKDGQPLSPPRHRQQSDGALVISRVSSEDAGFFTCIASNGRDQDQRQVLLRPLGGLRITGLLPSIKVSEGETAQLHCTVTGNNVNIRWSRNGVPVRADGRHIHLSQDGSLTISNIQLADEGSYTCSAYSSSNSVSASTEVKVLRSRPSTTVNHVVDLSRECVDQPHLANCGLIVQAQLCGNEYYASFCCASCSHYQPHASPPHRSG, from the exons GGCCATAGGATGAAGCGGCAGACTGGTGTTTGGGGAAGCTGGGGTGAATGGGGCAAGTGCAGTCGGAGCTGTGGTGGCGGAGTCAGTGTTCGGCAACGGCACTGCTATTTCCAAAG GACAGAAAGTGCTTCCAGTTGCATTGGACCAACTCGAAGCTATCGCTCATGCAATATTCAG AGCTGCCCAGAAGGCTCCAGAGATTTCCGAGCAGAGCAGTGTGCAGAGTTTGATGGGACAGAatttcaaggaaagaaatacaagtGGCTTCCTTATTATGGAG CACCCAATAAGTGTGAGTTAAACTGTATTCCAAAGGGAGAAAACTTCTACTACAGACACAAGGAAACTGTGATAGATGGGACTACTTGTGAACCTGGCAAGCGGGATATCTGTGTAGAAGGAGTTTGTCAA GCTGTTGGCTGTGATAACATACTAGAATCTACCAAGAAGGAGGACAAGTGCCTACAGTGCGGAGGAGATAACAGCACCTGCTATGATGTGAAGGGCACTTTTGATGTACCCAACCTCCCCAAAG ggtACAATCAAATCTTCATCATCCCTGTGGGAGCTACCAGCATCCAAATCAAGGAGGTTATGCCCAGCAGGAACTTTATGG CTGTCAAGAATGTGCAAGGGGATTATTATCTGAATGGACATTGGACAATTGACTTCAGCCGAACGCTACACATAGCTAGCACAGTTATGCACTATGATCGTGGCTCAGAAGGTGATCTGGCCCCAGAGCTCCTCCATGCCAGGGGTCCCACCACAGAGCCCTTAGTCATTGAG CTCATCAGTCAGGAGCCAAACCCAGGAGTACAGTACGAATACTACCTGCCTATGCACAGACAGACCACAGGTTACAGCTGGAGCTACAGTTCCTGGAGTGAGTGCAGCTCCGAGTGTGGAGGAG GCTTCCAAACCCGCTTGGTGTTTTGTACCATAGACAATGAAATTTATCCAGACTATATGTGCAGGAACAAACCACAACCAGACAATAACCGGACATGTGGCCATCAGACTTGTCCCCAAACAAAACG GACTTCTTACATCTTTCCGCCACGAGCTTGGAGCCACGGTGGAGCACGAAACTCTCAGATGAAGAG GTGGAAAACAGGGGAGTGGGGACCCTGCTCAGCTACCTGTGGTGGAGGCACCCAGACTCGCTCTGTTTACTGTGTAGCATTTGATGGTCAGAACTCCCAAGGTGTTGTGGACAACGCTGAGTGTATGGCCTTTGCACAGCAGCCTCACAGCAGTCAGCCCTGCAACAGGAGACAGTGTGCAACCTGGAGCACAGGGCCCTGGTCAGAG TGCTCAGCCAGCTGTGGGGAAGGCGTCCAGACCCGGACTGTCACCTGCAGAACGCAGCATGGCTCTCAGGCTCAGGACTTTGCTTGCTTAATGGAGCCAAAGCCACCAGCCACGCAGCCCTGCCTTAAGGAGAACTGCATCCAAGAAGTCGGTTGGCACGTTGGAGACTGGGGCCTG TGTTCAAAGAGCTGCAATTCAGGCATCCGGACACGCCAAGTTATCTGCGCTGATGGTGACTCCAAATTCTACAGTGCTGATATATGCAAAGCCATCCAACCACAGAAGCCAGCCACACTGGGTAGCTGCAACGTGCAGCCTTGCTACCTGCCACAAC AGGTCCCCAGTATGCAGGACACTATGGGATATGATACCAGTCGACGGTCCTTGCTGACGCGTTACAACCCAGACAGCCCTCCCACAG ATTCTGGTGATGGAAGGTTGCTCCCTGGGAGCTCCACagtgcacagcagctctggaaatTACCACATCAATTCCACTGAGGACCATGGCATCAACTTGTTGCCTGTTCGCTGGGAATCCCAGTCACGATCATCAAATTATCATCATCTCAACATCACTCAGTATCCCACTACAGGAACTGGATCTCAGAACTGTTATCAGACCCCACATGGCTGCTGTCCAGATGGACACACTCCAGCGTCAGGCCCTTTGGGGAGAGGTTGTTCCTTCAACACTTGTCACCAAAACAG GTATGGATGCTGTCCTGATGGCGTATCAGCTGCCCGAGGTCCAAACAACATGGGATGCCCACAGTATGACAGTGACGTTCATATGAGAAGAAatcagcctgctgcagctgttcCAACA GCAAGCCAAGCCTtgtcccagcagcacccctCTGGCGAGTGCCGCAGTTCAGTGTACGGCTGCTGTTTTGACAATGTCGCTTCAGCTTCAGGTCCTGAAGGGGAAGGATGTCTCAATAGGCCCAACTACC CATATCCTGTCATGTGCCTGCTGCCCAGTGCTCACGGCCCCTGTGCAAACTGGACCACTCGCTGGTACTTTGTGACTGTTGTTGGAAAGTGCAATCGGTTTTGGTATGGTGGCTGCCATGGCAATAAAAACAGCTTTGCCTCAGAGGAGGAATGCATGAGAGTGTGTCATAGCTCTGTGGGGATTAGTCCTTTGGAGCACCAGCCCTCTTCTGGCACAAGAACTCTGCAACAGCAGGACACTGGCTCTCGCTTTCATATGGATACTGCTCAGGGTAAGCAGCAGCCCCTTCCAGGAGAGTCTTCAAGTCACGGTCAAGAAGGAAGAGCCTATGGGGCTTCACACCGCACACAAAACAGACATGGGGAGAACTACTGGAGAAGGCAGGTGCTGCCAGAGACTTTGCAAAGGTCTAGTGTGATGGAAAGCCAGCAATGGGGCACCCAGCAAAGTAGATTGAAAAGCCTGAGCCAGCTGCACTTGACAGGGGAAACAGCAGTGCCTGGGCCCTCCCAGAAGCTGAGTAGCAGTGGCCAGCAGGTGCTGCCACGTGAAGGCAAGCAGTGGCATAAGGCTTCTGGAACAGATGCTTCCATGATTGAAGGCTTTGGGCACCAGGTGTCTGCAGactccttcccagcacagaatctgcacag agCCATTCTGGAGGAAGCCAAGCCCTCTCTTGTGACAGCAATCATGGGACAAAACATCCAACTGGTCTGCAAGGCAAGTCTGTCCCCCTTCTCCAGGGTGGAGTGGATGAAGGATGGCCGGCCAGTCTCCTCTGACAG GCACACCTACCAGTCTGACAGCTCTTTAGTTATCAGCCACGTCAAGCTGGAGGATGCTGGGACTTACACATGCCTCATTTCTGATGGAAGGACAGAGAGTCGGCGGCAGATTCAGTTACAGATCGTAG aGTACCAGAGTGCTGTTCTGGCAGAGGGTGAGAGAGGTCAGGTCCTTCACAAGGAAAATCAGCGGCAGCGAGAGCTACCCAGAGGCGGGAAGGTTATACAGGCAGCCGGTTCCTCTGTGCATCCGCAATTCACATATAG GTTGAGAATGGACAAGAGCGAGCCCTCGGTAGTAGAGACCAAAGTTGGGGAGAGAGTCAGACTGCCCTGCACAGTGGAAGCATCTCCAGCTCTCACCATTGAGTGGCAGAAAGATGGGcagcccctctcccctcccag ACACAGACAGCAGTCAGATGGGGCCCTGGTGATCAGCCGGGTTAGCTCTGAGGACGCCGGCTTCTTTACCTGCATCGCCTCAAATGGACGTGACCAGGACCAGCGCCAGGTCCTGCTCCGACCTTTAG GAGGGCTGAGGATTACTGGTCTTCTGCCAAGCATCAAGGTATCTGAAGGAGAAACTGCTCAACTTCATTGCACAGTGACTGGCAACAATGTGAATATAAGGTGGTCAAG aaatgGAGTCCCAGTGCGGGCAGATGGCCGCCATATCCACCTGTCCCAGGATGGAAGCCTGACCATAAGCAACATTCAGTTGGCTGATGAGGGATCCTACACCTGCAGTgcctacagcagcagcaactctGTCAGTGCCAGCACGGAGGTGAAAGTGTTGAGGAGCAGGCCCAGCA CAACTGTGAATCATGTTGTGGACCTGAGCAGAGAATGTGTGGACCAGCCACACCTTGCCAACTGTGGCCTGATCGTGCAGGCCCAGCTCTGCGGTAATGAGTACTACGCCAGCTtctgctgtgccagctgctcTCACTACCAACCGCACGCCAGCCCTCCTCATCGCAGTGGGTGA